In Clupea harengus unplaced genomic scaffold, Ch_v2.0.2, whole genome shotgun sequence, the DNA window GATTAGCCCCACAATAAGAAAGATGGTGAATGTGTAAACGCTGCCTACTTTTCGGCCTCAGAGCGAGTGCTCTGTTCCATGCGAGTGTAGGCGTCCATCTTACGATTCAACCGATCTTTTAGAAAGATGTGGAAAATATGACTCTCCAACACCTGCAACACGTGAGCAGAGATATGAGTTTTAAGAGACTGAGTGACAGAGTGATTGATTAAACAAACTGAATGAGAGAAGCTGTCTCTAAATTGTGTGTTCACCTCTTTATAAAAGGGCTGGTCCAATGGCTCCCTGGACTTGAGGAACTCCTGACTATTAAAGACTCTGTGCTCATAGTTCAGATGGTCGGCCACACCCCTGAGGAGAGAAGCACTTGGTCATTCAAAATGCATTGTGCTGGATTcatagaatattttttttatttgtaatcaACCTTCAATTCCTGATATAAATGTTATATTCGAACAAAGATAAATTGtacatttcttatgtaaagtagtatttatttattgttacaccaggttctattgctcgtagcttgaatattctctcccttgtacgtcgctttggacaaaagcgtctgctaaatgactaaatgtaaaatgtaaatgtaatgtacaaacAAATATTAAGTGTACAAAGATAAAGTGTACAAACTAACATGAGTGATGATCCTTGTCACAGCCTCAGTTTAAATTGTACAACGCCCTGAGCCAATGAGCCACCGCATGCAACACCTTTGTGTCCATCACCAGCCGCTGACCTGAAGATGTTGACGATGAGCTCCAGGCTGATGTTCTGGATCTCCCAGTTGAGGCGCTGCTGCCAGAGACGCCGCTGTGCCCGCAGCTCATTCACTGCAGTGCTGCCGCCCTGCTGGCTGATCTCCAGGTCATAGTGAAGCTGGAGGCCTCTCctcctgcacaacacacacaaccacacacacactcgctcgctcatTCCCACCCGCCATCTTTAACACTACTGAGGACCGAGCGGTCTCTCTGCACACATGTCCTCctcctgcacaacacacacaaccacacacacactcgctcgctcatTCCCACCCGCCATCTTTAACACTACTGAGGACCGAGCGGTCTCTCTGCACACGTGTCCTACCGG includes these proteins:
- the LOC122132770 gene encoding DENN domain-containing protein 3-like: MAGGNERRGLQLHYDLEISQQGGSTAVNELRAQRRLWQQRLNWEIQNISLELIVNIFRGVADHLNYEHRVFNSQEFLKSREPLDQPFYKEVLESHIFHIFLKDRLNRKMDAYTRMEQSTRSEAE